The Sulfurimonas sp. HSL-1716 sequence AACCTCTTTCCTATCGCTTTTATACATTAGAGAAAACTTGGCCTTCGCATCTGCAGAAAGCGGACGCACATCTATTTTTATGGGCTTGGTCTTGACTACGCCACTGTCTGTTTTGATCTCTATGGGGTCGATCGTACAGCTTTTTTCCGGCGAGAATCTGTATACGAGCGTCTGGGTTTTTGTGAACTTCCCGTTTATGCCGCTGATGCTCGTTTGAGATGAACGTCCAAGTATGTTCACGCCGCACAGGGTATCGATATCTGGTTTCTCAAAACCCGTATCGCTTACCTGCAGGCTGAAGTTTACGATGTTGCCCGGAGTGATGACACTTTGATCGACACTTGCCGTGACACCGGCAAAAAGATTTGCAGCAAATATTAAAAAAATTATTATCTTACCAAGGTTTTTCATTTTCATCATCCTTATCGGTTTTCATGGCTTTTAGCTTATAGATATGTGCAGGAGTGTTTGAGTTCAATCTTTTTATCCATTTTTTCTCCTCTTTGTCACTCATGGATCCTTTCTTTGCCGATGAAGCATCTGAACCCGTCTGCTGATCTTGTTGCTTCTCTTTATCGCTTTTTTGCGTTCCTGTTAGCTCTTGAGTGTCGTTTTGACTTTGTTTACCTTTGTTCTGAGCGTTTTTGTTTTGCTGATCTTGTTGCTTCTCTTTTTTCTCTTGATCGGCTGCTTTACTTGATTTTTTCGAATCGTTTTGTCCGTTTTTATTCTGCTCTTTTTGGTTCTGTTTATTTTGAGACCCCTGATTATCGCTGTTTTTATTGTTTTTGCCGTTTTGCTTGTTCTGGTCTTGTCCGTTTTTGTTTTGCCCCTGTTTGTTCTGGTCTTTTTGATTATTTTGTCCGCTCTTATTATTTTGGTTGTTCTGCTTATTTTGCTGCTGCTTTTTGTTTTGCTGGTTTTGTTTCTTGTTTTTTCTCTTTTTTAGCAGTTTTTCTATGATATCCCTGTTTATCTTTGCATCTTCGTCATCTTTTAAAGAAAGAGATTTATTATAAGTATCAAGGGCTTCTTGAAGTTTTCCGGATTTTGCATAGGAGTTTGCCAGATTGTACAAAACTCCCGCCTGTTTCTTTTTATCCGCAAAATGAACACTGTTGTAAAGATGCGAGGCTTTTTTATATTTTTTATCTTTATACAGCGCAGAAGCAAGGTTGTAATTGGCTTCGTTCGTATCATGCTCTTTTACATATTTGTCGTACAATAAACTGCTCTTTTTATAATCTCCCTTCTCATACGATTTTTTTGCATCGTCGACAAGTTTAAAATCCATGATTCCCGCATAAGAGGGGACAGAAGCCGATAAAAACAGAGCTATCAAAAACGCTCCCGGCACGTTTACCGTCTCCCGTCTGCCCATGGAACTCGTCGCGATAAGAAGCAAAAACAGAGCAAATCCTACGGGTATATAAAACAGCGGTATGTATCTTGTGATCGTCTCGGATTTCAAAGTTTTTTGTTTGCTGCGAGACCGTATCTCTTTTAACATCTCTTTGACGTCTCTGTCGGAATTTACTCCCTCTATATAAACACCTCCCGTGCTTGTCGCAAGAGAAGATACTGACTCGTTGAGTTTCGAGATTATGATTTTGCCGTTTTGCGTTATGAATCCATCCTCTTCTTTGATGGGAGCACCTTTTTTTGTTCCAAGCGCGAGAATAAATACCGTAATGTTATGCGCTTTTGCATACGCTATCTCTTTGCTAAAGTCCTTTTTGTCACCGCCGTCGCTTAAAAGCAGCAGATATCTGTTTTTCTGCTTTTTGAGATTATCATTAACAGAATAAAGCAGCTGCAGCAGATCCGTTCCTTTTTCTGTTATGGATTCCGGTTCAAGCTGTTTTGTCAAAAACGAAACGGCATCATGATCAAAACTAAGCGGAGAGACGAGATAGCTTGATTTTGCAAAGGCAACTACCCCTATGCGCTCGTTGGGAGCTATTTTCAAAAGATCGAGTATCTTGTGTTTTGCAAGTTCCAGGCGCGAAGGATAAACATCCGTCGCCAGCATGGAATCCGATATATCCAATGCTATCATAATATCTGCACTTTTGGCTTTTATTTCTACCTTTCCGTTTGGAACGACGGGCTGTGCAAGCGACAAAATGAGCAGTAAGCCTATGATAAAAAAAAGGACGTTTCTGACACGAAGGCTCATTCTTTTTGAATTGATACGGAGTTTTTCCATCGTCTCCTCTGAAAAAAAGAGGGCATGTCTGTCTTTTTGCGTTAAAAGAAGCGCAAACAGAGCGATAAGCGGAAGCAGCATATAGTATATAAACTCAGGATGTAAAAATGTCATTCATGCCCCCTTTTGTTCATAAGATAAACATACAGCATCAAAGTAAGCAATCCTATAAAAAGAGGATAGAAATAGTAATATTTTACGTTTGTGAAAGTCTGCGATTTTAGGTCGGATTTCTCAAGCTTGTCAATGTCGTTGTAAATACCTTGAAGCTGTGAAGCGTCTCCTGCACCGTATGCTTTTGCACCTGTTTCTTTTGCTATTTTCACCAAAAGATCCTGATCGAACTCGCCCGGATTTCCTATGCCTATGGTGTAGACTTTTATCTTCTCTTTTTTTGCCATGTCCAGTGCTACGCGCAAAGGTATTTTCGTAGCTTCGGGCGTATTGTAGCCGTCTGTCAAAAGAATGGCTATCTTTGTCTTTGCCTTAGAGTTTTTAAGCAGATTCACGCCTTGTGCCAGAGAATCGTAAAGCGCCGTATACCGTCCGGCGATAGAGATATACATCTGATCAACCACTTTTTGAAGTATGTTCTTATCGTATGTCAAAGGCGAAGCTATGAACGAGTAGGCTCCAAATACCACTATCCCAAGATTATCGTTCTTTCTTTTGACGATAAAATCTTTTACTATGCTCTTTACCGCATCAAATTTCGTGGCATTGACGTTCGTGGTATCAAAACCATGCGAACCCATGGATTCCGAGCTGTCGAGTATAAGCGCTATGTCGTAGCCATGCTTTGGTGCGATCTCGTAGGGTTCGTCTTTTACCGGCGACATGAACGCCAGTATGAGCATGACTATAGAGAGCCATTTGAGCAAAAAAAGCAGTTTTGACTTGCCGAGTGTATCTTTTGCGAACTGCTGCGAATGGGGAAAATAAAACGACGGCAGCCGCATGCGGCATAATGAGGCGCATGCTATAAAGAAAAAAATGACAAATAAGACTTTGGGGTGTTCAAAATAGAAACCGTCAAACATCTATCATCCCTTTATAGAGTTCAAAATAGCTTTTTGCTTCCTCATCAAAATCCTGTACATCTTTTCTATACTTGTACTTTTCGAGTCTTTCGACGAGATTATGATACATATCCCTGTTTCTTTGCGAATCATCTTTAAAGAGATATCCGTATTTGGTTATTTCGTAAGCCGCTTTTTTCGCTTCAAAGAGTTCTACCTGCAAAAGCTTTTTATATGCGGATTTTCTTATATTTATGCGGTTTTTGTTTTTATACCATCGAAAAATAAGGTATGCGCTGCCAAAGAGTATAATCAGCGCGATGACGATCAACGCGGCAAAAAGATAGATGCTGTGATCTTGTATCTCTAAAAGCGGTTTTATATCTCGTATTTTTATCTCATCCGGGTTCATCATCTTCTCTCAAAAACTCTTCTTAAGCTTACGCTTGCAACATCGTCGGTATAGACTTTTGTGAATCTGACACCGCTTTTTCTAAAGTTCTCATACAGCTTCTTATCATGGATATGCACTTTTTTCGCGTATTCATTGACGCTTTTTTCATTAAAGTCGCCTTCGAGCACTCCGCCGCTCTCAGGATCCATTAACGATGAAAATCCCATAACCGGCGGATTTTCTTCCAACCTGTCGCGGACGATAAGAGCTATGACCTCATGTTTTTTTGCCAAAACTTTGATGTCGGGTATATCAAAAAAATCCGCGATAAGGATTATCAGGGATTTTCGTTTCAATCTTTTATACAGACTCTCGACCATAAGTTTGTAATCGGCTTTTTCGTTTAATGGATCGAATTCGACTATCTGCTGTACATTTTTTGTGGCAAAGCTCATCTTTTTGGTCGGTTTTGAATGAGATACGATCCTGTCTGTGAAAATATAAGAACTTAAAAGGTCGCCGTTTTTGAGAGTTG is a genomic window containing:
- a CDS encoding VWA domain-containing protein, which codes for MFDGFYFEHPKVLFVIFFFIACASLCRMRLPSFYFPHSQQFAKDTLGKSKLLFLLKWLSIVMLILAFMSPVKDEPYEIAPKHGYDIALILDSSESMGSHGFDTTNVNATKFDAVKSIVKDFIVKRKNDNLGIVVFGAYSFIASPLTYDKNILQKVVDQMYISIAGRYTALYDSLAQGVNLLKNSKAKTKIAILLTDGYNTPEATKIPLRVALDMAKKEKIKVYTIGIGNPGEFDQDLLVKIAKETGAKAYGAGDASQLQGIYNDIDKLEKSDLKSQTFTNVKYYYFYPLFIGLLTLMLYVYLMNKRGHE
- a CDS encoding DUF58 domain-containing protein, whose translation is MSKLKKILVRARRQVFSEMSGNNPSIFKGEGYDFIELREYMPGDDIRHIDWNITAKMQSPYIKIFKEERELNVVVASMLNGSVYFGSKKFKQDLIAELVALLGFSTLKNGDLLSSYIFTDRIVSHSKPTKKMSFATKNVQQIVEFDPLNEKADYKLMVESLYKRLKRKSLIILIADFFDIPDIKVLAKKHEVIALIVRDRLEENPPVMGFSSLMDPESGGVLEGDFNEKSVNEYAKKVHIHDKKLYENFRKSGVRFTKVYTDDVASVSLRRVFERR
- a CDS encoding VWA domain-containing protein — protein: MTFLHPEFIYYMLLPLIALFALLLTQKDRHALFFSEETMEKLRINSKRMSLRVRNVLFFIIGLLLILSLAQPVVPNGKVEIKAKSADIMIALDISDSMLATDVYPSRLELAKHKILDLLKIAPNERIGVVAFAKSSYLVSPLSFDHDAVSFLTKQLEPESITEKGTDLLQLLYSVNDNLKKQKNRYLLLLSDGGDKKDFSKEIAYAKAHNITVFILALGTKKGAPIKEEDGFITQNGKIIISKLNESVSSLATSTGGVYIEGVNSDRDVKEMLKEIRSRSKQKTLKSETITRYIPLFYIPVGFALFLLLIATSSMGRRETVNVPGAFLIALFLSASVPSYAGIMDFKLVDDAKKSYEKGDYKKSSLLYDKYVKEHDTNEANYNLASALYKDKKYKKASHLYNSVHFADKKKQAGVLYNLANSYAKSGKLQEALDTYNKSLSLKDDEDAKINRDIIEKLLKKRKNKKQNQQNKKQQQNKQNNQNNKSGQNNQKDQNKQGQNKNGQDQNKQNGKNNKNSDNQGSQNKQNQKEQNKNGQNDSKKSSKAADQEKKEKQQDQQNKNAQNKGKQSQNDTQELTGTQKSDKEKQQDQQTGSDASSAKKGSMSDKEEKKWIKRLNSNTPAHIYKLKAMKTDKDDENEKPW